The following are from one region of the Myxococcota bacterium genome:
- a CDS encoding DUF3450 domain-containing protein — protein sequence MSWSRNVLAITASALGAVVLTLGLPDGALGQAADAASDDKEKLAEIVDERSDANDASAAVQKTIDELSDATGGLLEQYRTTLKQIDAIRVYNDQMRSLISSQEAELASLTDQVDRVEIVGRSVTPLMLRMIEAIDQFVALDIPFLIDERTKRVNDLKAVMGRADVTTAEKFRQIMEAYQIENEYGRTIEAYRSTLKQGGKEITVDFLRFGRIALVYQSLDETQTGVWNKETKSWDALDSSYRSAVRQGLRIARKQAAPDLIRLPLPAATSGGSV from the coding sequence ATGTCATGGTCAAGGAACGTGCTCGCCATCACAGCGAGTGCGCTGGGAGCCGTCGTGCTCACCCTGGGTTTGCCCGACGGAGCCCTCGGCCAAGCGGCCGACGCCGCATCGGATGACAAAGAGAAGCTCGCCGAAATCGTCGACGAGCGTTCCGACGCCAACGATGCATCCGCCGCCGTTCAGAAGACCATCGATGAGCTGAGCGATGCCACCGGTGGACTGCTCGAGCAGTACCGAACGACGCTCAAGCAGATCGATGCGATCCGGGTCTACAACGATCAGATGCGCTCGCTGATCTCGTCCCAGGAGGCCGAGCTCGCGTCGCTGACCGACCAGGTCGATCGCGTCGAGATCGTCGGCCGCAGCGTGACGCCGCTGATGCTCCGCATGATCGAAGCCATCGATCAGTTCGTGGCGCTCGACATTCCCTTCCTGATCGATGAGCGCACCAAGCGCGTCAACGATCTGAAGGCGGTGATGGGACGCGCCGACGTGACGACTGCCGAGAAGTTCCGCCAGATCATGGAGGCCTACCAGATCGAGAACGAGTACGGCCGCACGATCGAGGCGTACCGCTCGACGCTGAAGCAGGGTGGGAAGGAGATCACGGTCGACTTCCTCCGCTTCGGTCGCATCGCGCTGGTCTATCAGAGCCTCGACGAGACTCAGACCGGTGTGTGGAACAAGGAAACCAAGAGCTGGGACGCGCTCGATTCCAGCTACCGATCGGCCGTGCGGCAGGGCCTGCGCATCGCGCGCAAGCAGGCTGCGCCGGACCTGATCCGACTGCCGCTGCCCGCGGCCACCTCCGGAGGGTCGGTCTGA
- a CDS encoding energy transducer TonB encodes MTAARFPVAIGLAMVITFFLFWGMQALVTVTGELGDASGGSSIEFVRVKRDTTPEAKKREPPKREKPEQPPPPPQMNLAQNMNPSEGVGEIVPVVDTSVELASATSLGAGGADQDAVPLVRVEPQYPPRAEQRGITGWVEVGYTIAASGSVKEAWVIRSSPPSIFDRAAVTAVKKWRFNPRIEDGKPVERPGMATRVVFELGKKR; translated from the coding sequence TTGACCGCCGCTCGCTTCCCTGTCGCCATTGGCCTCGCGATGGTCATCACCTTCTTCCTCTTCTGGGGGATGCAGGCGCTCGTGACCGTCACCGGAGAGCTGGGTGATGCGAGTGGCGGCAGCTCGATCGAGTTCGTTCGCGTCAAGCGGGACACCACTCCCGAGGCGAAGAAGCGCGAACCCCCGAAGCGGGAGAAACCCGAGCAGCCGCCGCCGCCGCCGCAGATGAACCTCGCCCAGAACATGAACCCCAGTGAGGGCGTGGGTGAAATCGTCCCCGTGGTCGACACCAGCGTCGAGCTGGCGAGCGCGACCAGCCTGGGAGCCGGTGGTGCCGACCAGGACGCGGTGCCGTTGGTCCGGGTCGAGCCGCAGTATCCGCCGCGCGCGGAGCAGCGGGGCATCACCGGTTGGGTCGAGGTCGGCTACACGATCGCGGCCAGCGGGTCGGTGAAGGAAGCCTGGGTCATCCGCTCTTCTCCGCCGAGCATCTTCGACCGCGCGGCCGTGACCGCCGTCAAGAAATGGCGCTTCAACCCCCGCATCGAAGACGGAAAGCCGGTCGAGCGGCCGGGCATGGCGACGCGGGTGGTCTTCGAGTTGGGGAAGAAACGATGA
- a CDS encoding biopolymer transporter ExbD, which produces MRRRRARGEDEEEVNLTPMLDVVFIMLIFFIVTASFVKEAGIDVSRPPASKSTKPAKGNIVVMITGNNQVWMDGRPVDPRALRPNIERLHAENPQGSVIVQADQESENGLLVQVMDAARQAGVESVSLAAEVVN; this is translated from the coding sequence ATGAGACGCCGCAGAGCTAGAGGCGAAGACGAAGAAGAGGTGAACCTGACGCCCATGTTGGACGTCGTGTTCATCATGTTGATCTTCTTCATCGTGACCGCGTCCTTCGTGAAGGAGGCGGGCATCGACGTCAGTCGCCCGCCCGCCTCGAAGTCGACGAAGCCCGCCAAGGGCAACATCGTCGTCATGATCACGGGGAACAATCAAGTCTGGATGGATGGCCGCCCGGTCGACCCCCGCGCGCTCCGGCCGAACATCGAGAGGCTCCATGCGGAGAACCCGCAGGGCTCGGTGATTGTCCAAGCAGATCAGGAGTCCGAGAACGGTCTCCTGGTGCAGGTCATGGATGCGGCCCGCCAAGCCGGCGTCGAGAGCGTGTCGCTGGCAGCCGAGGTCGTGAATTGA
- a CDS encoding MotA/TolQ/ExbB proton channel family protein yields the protein MTALVMPLSAFAQAKVDAPEAGSLEELLELVRQGFQVEKAENRQRLTEFQRERERQAELLAQAQGNLRSLENLSQQLEETYNTNEGKLGDYENRLTEALGQMGELFGVVRQVSTDLSGYVFASLTSSELGGRRELLDRLGRSKELPSTEDLESLWYELQREMTAQGKVSRYTTPILTTDGQVEEREVIRTGPFGAMSGGKYLLWEAEEQKLRELTRQPPSRYVDTVEPFAATTTGFAPLAVDPSSGSLLNALTDTPGFTERINQGGVVGYVILSLGFFALVLGLIRWAVISNTSRKVEAQRKASGAREDNPLGRILSVHEENREVDAETLELKLDEAVLRESSNLERFLWLVKTVSVVAPLLGLLGTVTGMIQTFQAITLFGAGDPKMMAGGISEALVTTMLGLVTAIPLVLLHATLSNSTRRIIDILDEQSAGLIATRAEHGNV from the coding sequence ATGACCGCGCTCGTGATGCCGCTGTCGGCGTTCGCGCAGGCGAAGGTCGACGCACCCGAGGCCGGTTCGCTCGAGGAGCTCCTCGAGCTCGTCCGTCAGGGGTTCCAGGTCGAGAAGGCCGAGAACCGCCAGCGGCTGACCGAGTTTCAGCGGGAGCGCGAGCGACAGGCCGAGCTGCTCGCGCAGGCGCAGGGCAACCTGCGCAGCCTCGAGAACCTCTCGCAGCAGCTCGAAGAGACCTACAACACCAACGAAGGCAAGCTCGGCGACTACGAGAATCGCCTGACCGAGGCGCTCGGTCAGATGGGCGAGCTCTTCGGCGTCGTGCGCCAGGTGTCGACGGACCTTTCGGGTTACGTGTTCGCATCGCTCACCAGCTCCGAGCTGGGCGGGCGCCGCGAGCTGCTCGATCGTCTGGGACGCAGCAAGGAGCTGCCTTCGACCGAAGACCTCGAGAGCCTCTGGTACGAGCTCCAGCGGGAGATGACCGCCCAGGGGAAGGTGTCGCGTTACACCACGCCGATCCTCACCACGGACGGACAGGTCGAGGAGCGCGAGGTCATCCGCACCGGGCCCTTCGGCGCGATGTCGGGTGGCAAGTACCTCCTCTGGGAAGCCGAGGAGCAGAAGCTGCGGGAGCTGACGCGTCAGCCGCCGTCGCGCTACGTCGACACGGTCGAGCCGTTCGCGGCGACCACGACGGGCTTTGCACCCCTCGCGGTGGATCCCTCGAGCGGTTCGCTGCTCAACGCCCTTACCGATACGCCCGGCTTCACCGAGCGGATCAACCAGGGTGGCGTGGTCGGCTACGTGATCCTGTCGCTCGGCTTCTTCGCCCTCGTGCTGGGCCTGATCCGCTGGGCAGTGATCTCGAACACGAGCCGCAAGGTCGAGGCGCAGCGCAAGGCGAGTGGTGCCCGCGAAGACAACCCGCTCGGGCGCATTCTCAGCGTTCACGAAGAGAACCGGGAGGTGGACGCCGAGACCCTCGAGCTGAAGCTCGACGAAGCGGTGTTGCGCGAGTCGTCGAACCTCGAGCGCTTCCTCTGGCTCGTGAAGACGGTGAGCGTCGTGGCCCCGCTGCTGGGTCTCCTCGGGACGGTCACCGGTATGATCCAGACCTTCCAGGCGATCACCCTGTTCGGCGCCGGCGACCCGAAGATGATGGCCGGCGGTATTTCCGAGGCGCTGGTCACCACGATGCTGGGTCTGGTCACGGCCATTCCGCTGGTGTTGCTGCACGCGACGCTTTCGAACAGCACGCGCCGGATCATCGACATCCTCGATGAGCAGAGCGCGGGCCTGATCGCGACGAGGGCCGAGCACGGGAATGTTTGA
- a CDS encoding MotA/TolQ/ExbB proton channel family protein, which yields MFEFEAYGAVRDFIELGGNVLLVIAFVTAVMWTLIIERFWYFRTGHKEETHRVQRAWDSRDDHSSWNAHQIRRMLISEVQQKLERGLNLIKTIVAVCPMFGLLGTVTGMIEVFDVMAIAGSGNARGMAGGVSKATLPTMAGMVAALSGMLFSIQLDRFARDESQRVSDQLEIVHE from the coding sequence ATGTTTGAATTCGAGGCCTACGGCGCCGTACGCGACTTCATCGAGCTGGGCGGCAACGTCCTGCTCGTGATCGCGTTCGTCACGGCGGTGATGTGGACCCTCATCATCGAGCGCTTCTGGTACTTCCGAACCGGGCACAAGGAAGAGACCCATCGCGTGCAGCGCGCTTGGGACTCGCGGGACGATCACTCGTCCTGGAATGCCCACCAGATCCGTCGGATGCTGATCTCGGAAGTCCAGCAGAAGCTCGAGCGGGGTCTGAACCTAATCAAGACGATCGTGGCGGTCTGTCCGATGTTCGGACTGCTCGGCACGGTGACGGGCATGATCGAGGTCTTCGACGTCATGGCCATTGCCGGCAGCGGAAACGCGCGCGGCATGGCCGGTGGCGTGTCGAAGGCCACGCTGCCCACGATGGCCGGGATGGTGGCCGCCCTGTCGGGGATGCTCTTCAGCATCCAGCTCGACCGCTTTGCGCGGGACGAGAGCCAGCGGGTGTCCGACCAGCTCGAGATCGTTCACGAGTAG